ATCTTGGCAATTCTACTGTCATTTGTCCCAAGATGCTGGCAAATCTTGTTGAGGAACAAAATACCATTTCCTATTATGCCTGTGCCACACAGATGGCTTTCTTCATTATGTTCATTATCAGTGAACTTTTCTTGTTGTCggccatggcctatgaccgctgtGTGACCATCTGTAACCCTCTGCTTTACAGTGTGATCATGACCCAGAGACTTTGCAATGTGCTTGTGGGTGTCCCCTACCTCTACAGCACCTTTCAGTCTCTGATGATCACCACCAAGATGTTCACTTTGACCTTTTGTGGTTCTAAAGTCATTAGTCATTTTTACTGTGATGATATACATTTTCTACACATTCTGTGCTCAAatgcaagagaactagaattgtTGATTATACTATATTCAGCATTTAATTTGATTTCCTCTCTTCTCATAATCTTAGTGTCTTATGTGCTGATATTGTTAGCCATATTTCGAATGTGTTCtcctgaaggaaggaagaaagctttCTCTACATGTGGTTCTCATCTGACAGTGGTGGTTGTGTTCTATGGAACGTTACTATTTATGTATGTGCAGCCCGCATCTACTCATTCTTTTGATACTGACAAAATGACCTCTGTATTCTACACTTTAATTATACCTATGCTTAACCCACTGATTTACAGCTTACGGAACAAAGAGGTAAAGAATGCCTTCTATAGGGTCTTCAAAAATACACACAACTTTTGCATTTaatattaaatgcaaaatttaatataaaaataggcTATAGTTCTAATAAATTATACAAAGTCGGATGTCACTTGATAATATTTCTAATAAGCATAATAGTATTCTCCTTGGCTCTTGAACAAAGGTGAAATGAAAATAGATTTTCTTCTTATATTCTTCTAAATTGCTTCCCATATTTTAGACTCAgtttaaatgtcactttctccTCAATATTCTTTGTTGTAATTGATGTTTCATCCTTCCACCCACAAGAACATTGACTACACTCTACAACCATATATTATGTATTTGCTTCCATCAGATTTTTTAAAGGACAGGGTTCATCTGAATCTTGTTTTCATCATATTTTCTGAGTTGGAGGCATGCATGCAAACACCATTCAAGTCAAGTAGTTACCAACGTCTTCTGTTGACACCATGAACTACTTATTTGTGTCTCTGTTATCTGTCATTTCTTCCCTAATAATCTCATTTTTTATCTATGTTTCACATGAACATGACTGAAAGACACCTGAAGATGTTAATCTGTTAGCACTTAAATTGATTTCCTTCCTCCAAGATGATGATTCTCTTAGGTCATTTTCCAAATGCAAAGATAATAGTTAGGAAAGaaaggaatataataaaaatgaattaaaacatagTGGAGAATAGAAGGAagggaataaataaaagataCTTAGGATGCATATTTGGAGGCCTAAAGGATTTATTGATGGAAAGCATGATAAGGAAAACCTATAGTAAGATGTAGATAATACCGGCATATTATCTAATTCATATTTTCATTGGATTTGGAGAATATCACattgtaaagaaagaagaaaaatatgtcaaTAGGAAAAAGTACTCTAGCATAAAGTTTTTTTATTGTCAGACACCCAAATACATTAGCAATggaatttgtgaaaaataataccaTTCATTAGCAGAGGATATATAAAAGCATGGGCATCTAAATTCTAATGAATTAATATACatttgaatgagaaaatgaactcttattgctttattttacatttttgaactGCAAACACTTGgatatttttctcactttcaaacaaatgaagaaataacaaaacagcTTCTTGTACTCCATACTTCCTTCATCTTATCCAAATAATTAAAGAAACtatcaaaagagaaaatcttgtgCCATAATTAACGCAATGTAAAGATAAAGTAAAAGTTTTTACTCTCTATCTGCTTTGGCATAGATAGTGTGCTAAATTAACTTTTAAACTGCTAAATATGATGACTTTTAAAGAAGCATTAAGTAAAGAAAGTTTACCATAGGGCTGACTGTTCTTATCTGACATGTTGATTTTGCTTTAGGCATCCCAAGCATACAAACCACTAATCTAGATAAATACAAATTTCACTCAAGCTTAAGtacattttcttccttcacttGCTTGGAAGTC
This region of Tamandua tetradactyla isolate mTamTet1 chromosome 9, mTamTet1.pri, whole genome shotgun sequence genomic DNA includes:
- the LOC143645968 gene encoding olfactory receptor 8K5-like translates to MDQQNLTTPSEFILLGVTTLHELQGLLFEVFLLIYMVTVVGNLGMIILTKVDSHLHTPMYFFIRHLAFIDLGNSTVICPKMLANLVEEQNTISYYACATQMAFFIMFIISELFLLSAMAYDRCVTICNPLLYSVIMTQRLCNVLVGVPYLYSTFQSLMITTKMFTLTFCGSKVISHFYCDDIHFLHILCSNARELELLIILYSAFNLISSLLIILVSYVLILLAIFRMCSPEGRKKAFSTCGSHLTVVVVFYGTLLFMYVQPASTHSFDTDKMTSVFYTLIIPMLNPLIYSLRNKEVKNAFYRVFKNTHNFCI